Proteins encoded within one genomic window of bacterium:
- a CDS encoding nitroreductase family deazaflavin-dependent oxidoreductase encodes MPDRDSLSRLPYLYVTTTGRVTGLPREIEIWFVASDGTLYILAEHFHNAQWVKNIAKDPRVRVRLGDREFGASARALDPAADAAEWERAQQRAREKYGWGDGLPVRITPDAPL; translated from the coding sequence ATGCCGGATCGCGACTCGCTGTCGAGGCTCCCGTACCTCTACGTGACCACCACGGGCCGCGTCACCGGCCTGCCGCGGGAGATTGAGATCTGGTTCGTCGCCTCGGACGGGACCCTCTATATCCTGGCCGAGCACTTCCACAACGCCCAGTGGGTCAAGAACATCGCGAAGGACCCGCGCGTCCGCGTCCGCCTCGGGGACCGCGAGTTCGGCGCGTCCGCCCGCGCGCTGGATCCCGCCGCCGACGCGGCGGAATGGGAGCGAGCGCAGCAGCGCGCCCGTGAGAAGTACGGCTGGGGTGACGGCCTGCCCGTGCGGATTACCCCGGACGCGCCCCTCTAA
- a CDS encoding TIGR03617 family F420-dependent LLM class oxidoreductase gives MQLDCALAMDALREVPDVARAAEEAGFACMWANDTKHNPFVTLTMAALHTNRLELGTGVAVAFARSPMVVAQTAWDLARLSGGRFILGLGTQVRAHIERRFGMTWDPPVPKLREYVAVLRAAWRTWQEGAPLRVEGTYYKINLMGPFFDPGPHPYSRIPIFIAGVGRLLSQLAGEIGDGFVVHPLHSVKYLREVVLPSLAAGLARSGRSRGDVQLFAPVFLAPGNTPAEVDAAVARARARMAFYGSTPTYRPMLDILGYADVADRLHRLVRERRMEDLGGQLPDEVVEAVVLRGSYEEIGHALRARYDGLLDRVASYWPFTPAEREGWERLVSAFHAG, from the coding sequence GTGCAACTAGACTGCGCCCTGGCGATGGACGCGCTGCGGGAAGTCCCAGACGTCGCCCGCGCCGCCGAAGAGGCCGGGTTCGCGTGCATGTGGGCCAACGACACCAAGCACAATCCCTTTGTCACGCTGACGATGGCCGCGCTTCACACGAACCGGCTCGAGCTCGGAACCGGGGTCGCCGTCGCCTTCGCACGAAGCCCGATGGTCGTCGCGCAGACGGCATGGGATCTGGCGCGTTTGTCCGGAGGGCGATTCATCCTGGGGCTCGGCACTCAAGTGCGGGCCCATATCGAGCGCCGGTTCGGCATGACCTGGGATCCACCGGTCCCCAAGCTGCGCGAGTATGTGGCGGTGCTTCGCGCGGCGTGGCGCACGTGGCAAGAAGGCGCGCCCCTCCGGGTCGAGGGAACGTACTACAAGATCAACCTGATGGGACCGTTCTTCGACCCGGGGCCGCACCCGTATTCCCGGATCCCGATCTTCATCGCCGGCGTCGGCCGCCTTCTTTCCCAGCTTGCGGGAGAGATCGGGGACGGGTTCGTCGTGCATCCCCTGCATTCTGTGAAGTATCTCCGCGAGGTGGTGCTTCCGAGCCTCGCCGCGGGGCTGGCCCGGTCCGGACGCTCTCGCGGCGACGTGCAGCTCTTCGCGCCGGTGTTCCTCGCGCCCGGGAACACCCCGGCCGAGGTCGACGCCGCGGTCGCGAGGGCGCGCGCTCGAATGGCGTTCTATGGGTCGACCCCGACGTACCGGCCGATGCTGGACATCCTGGGTTACGCCGATGTGGCGGATCGGCTCCACCGGCTGGTGCGGGAGCGGCGCATGGAGGACCTGGGCGGGCAGCTCCCAGACGAGGTCGTGGAGGCGGTGGTGCTGCGGGGGTCCTACGAGGAGATTGGCCACGCGCTCCGGGCGCGCTACGACGGGTTGCTGGATCGCGTGGCCTCTTACTGGCCGTTCACGCCGGCCGAGCGCGAGGGCTGGGAGCGGTTGGTCTCCGCCTTCCATGCCGGGTGA